A stretch of the Desulfobacter sp. genome encodes the following:
- the pheS gene encoding phenylalanine--tRNA ligase subunit alpha, which produces MQNNISDIEKEALNHISSAGSKEALDEIAIRFLGRKGVLTGFLRNISSLPEDERPGAGKDANLLKIKLEKVIKQAEAELNNRDAGTGEGIDVTLPGRPAVRGALHPITQVMDEICGIFMRLGFDIAEGPEVETDYYNFEALNIPKYHPARDMQDTFYVSDNIVLRTHTSGSQPRVMEKTDPPVRIISPGKVFRCDSDLTHTPMFHQVEGLMVDKNISFGDLKGVLTTFVHQFFDKETSLRFRPSFFPFTEPSAEVDIRCVMCKGKGCRICSKTGWLEVLGSGMVHPAVFENVGYDTQKYTGFAFGVGIERMAMLKYGIDDIRKYFENDLRFLGQF; this is translated from the coding sequence TTGCAAAACAATATTTCAGATATTGAAAAAGAGGCCCTGAACCATATCTCTTCGGCCGGCTCCAAAGAGGCTCTGGATGAGATTGCCATTCGGTTTTTGGGCCGGAAGGGCGTGCTCACCGGTTTTTTGCGTAATATTTCATCCCTTCCTGAGGATGAGCGCCCAGGGGCTGGCAAAGACGCCAACCTGCTTAAGATTAAGCTTGAAAAGGTGATCAAACAGGCAGAGGCTGAATTGAACAATAGGGATGCCGGGACCGGGGAAGGCATTGATGTGACCCTGCCCGGCCGCCCAGCGGTACGGGGTGCACTCCATCCCATTACCCAGGTGATGGATGAGATCTGCGGTATTTTCATGCGTCTGGGGTTTGATATTGCCGAAGGGCCTGAGGTTGAGACGGATTATTATAATTTCGAGGCCTTGAATATTCCCAAATATCATCCGGCCAGGGACATGCAGGATACCTTTTATGTTTCTGATAATATTGTTTTAAGAACCCATACGTCCGGGTCACAGCCCAGGGTGATGGAGAAAACAGATCCGCCGGTAAGGATTATTTCTCCTGGCAAGGTCTTTCGCTGTGATTCAGATTTGACCCATACCCCCATGTTCCATCAGGTGGAAGGGTTGATGGTGGATAAAAATATTTCTTTTGGGGATCTAAAAGGGGTGCTGACCACATTTGTGCACCAGTTTTTTGACAAAGAGACCTCTTTGAGGTTTCGCCCCAGTTTTTTCCCGTTTACCGAACCCAGTGCTGAGGTGGATATCCGCTGTGTCATGTGCAAAGGCAAGGGGTGCAGGATCTGTTCAAAGACAGGCTGGCTTGAGGTTTTAGGGTCTGGCATGGTCCATCCTGCTGTGTTTGAAAATGTGGGCTATGATACCCAGAAATATACAGGATTTGCCTTTGGTGTGGGCATTGAACGCATGGCCATGCTCAAGTACGGTATTGATGATATTAGAAAATATTTTGAAAACGATTTACGTTTTTTAGGGCAGTTTTAA
- the rpmI gene encoding 50S ribosomal protein L35 — translation MPKIKTSRAAAKRFKKTGSGKYKFRKSHASHILTKKTTKRKRGFRQDQIIDGSDMKEVRRLLPNG, via the coding sequence ATGCCTAAGATTAAAACGAGCCGTGCTGCGGCCAAACGGTTCAAAAAAACCGGATCCGGAAAATATAAATTCCGTAAATCCCATGCCAGTCATATTCTGACCAAGAAAACCACCAAGCGTAAACGCGGGTTTCGCCAGGATCAGATTATTGACGGTTCCGACATGAAAGAAGTCAGGCGCTTGTTGCCCAACGGTTAA
- a CDS encoding translation initiation factor IF-3 has product MKISKRGRQDQTRVNKGIRANEVRVIGSDGEQVGILPIAEALRVAESQELDLVEVSPDAKPPVCKIMDHGKYKYELTKKKQEAKRKQKSSQIKEIKVRPKTDDHDLATKVRHVEKFINNNDKVKITLVFRGREFMLKEQANAVLEKVVEMTKEFAQVEQYPKFEGRVITMLLGPK; this is encoded by the coding sequence GTGAAAATATCTAAGCGAGGAAGGCAGGATCAAACACGAGTGAATAAGGGAATCAGGGCCAATGAAGTTAGGGTGATCGGTTCTGACGGCGAACAGGTAGGGATTTTGCCCATAGCGGAGGCATTGCGGGTTGCCGAAAGTCAAGAGCTGGATCTGGTTGAAGTGTCGCCGGATGCCAAGCCCCCTGTCTGTAAGATAATGGATCATGGAAAGTATAAGTACGAGCTGACCAAGAAAAAACAGGAGGCCAAGAGAAAACAGAAAAGTTCTCAGATCAAGGAGATCAAGGTTCGGCCGAAAACCGATGATCATGATTTGGCTACCAAGGTCAGGCACGTCGAAAAATTTATCAATAATAATGATAAAGTGAAGATTACATTGGTTTTCCGCGGGCGGGAGTTCATGCTCAAAGAACAGGCCAATGCCGTGCTGGAGAAAGTAGTGGAAATGACCAAAGAGTTTGCCCAGGTCGAACAGTATCCCAAGTTTGAAGGGCGGGTCATTACCATGCTGCTCGGTCCCAAATAG
- the rplT gene encoding 50S ribosomal protein L20, translated as MMRVKRGFKARRRRNKVLQLAKGFRGGRSKLYRTAADAVDKALMYAYRDRRTKKRDFRKLWIVRINAGARMNGLSYSRFMNGLKLAGCELDRKVLADLAVTDPAGFSQLASQAAAKLN; from the coding sequence ATAATGAGAGTTAAAAGAGGTTTTAAGGCAAGAAGAAGACGGAACAAGGTACTTCAGCTTGCAAAGGGATTTAGGGGCGGAAGAAGTAAATTGTATAGAACCGCAGCAGATGCGGTTGATAAGGCATTGATGTATGCCTATAGAGATCGGCGGACCAAAAAAAGAGATTTCAGAAAGCTTTGGATTGTCCGGATCAATGCGGGTGCCCGCATGAACGGATTGTCCTATTCCCGTTTTATGAACGGATTGAAGCTTGCAGGATGCGAATTGGACCGTAAGGTGTTGGCTGATCTGGCAGTGACTGATCCTGCAGGGTTTTCCCAGCTGGCTTCCCAGGCTGCTGCCAAACTCAATTAG